Proteins encoded within one genomic window of Synechococcus sp. PCC 7335:
- a CDS encoding carotenoid oxygenase family protein → MASSLTSSLSSVDTASNALGNKIASDNEPQPWHGAFAEPAKEFPPTDLAVLSGDIPEDLQGTFYQNGTGRLERGGQPVGHWFDGDGAVLRVKLSPAGAKATYRYVQTQGYKAESEAGRFLFGNYGMRSPGPLWKHMLGLFNGTAIKNSANTSVFALEDKLLALWEAGNPHSLDLETLETIGLESLGWLKTAQPFSAHPLRDPISGEIYSIGVDSLCELSIYRCDASGGLVKKRAIALKEIPLVHSFVIAGPYLIFLVSPVKVNPLPLLLNKLAYADAVKWAPDLGTRTIVVDRESLETVSDSYTDSWFQWHYGNGCLEADGSIRLDYARFDDFAHINEVLREVPSGRMKTKAYGRLWQLKLEPKSGRILSNDCVVDQDCEFPQVPSNQVGLPWEQTYVLMHREGVKTGEDWFGAVGRFDYTTQQLTQTDLGDGVYGSEPLHVVGRQTAKTSEGWLLIVVYNSLNSRSELWIFAAKTLGEPVCRVALPSVVPIGFHGTWQAS, encoded by the coding sequence ATGGCTTCCTCGTTGACTAGTTCGCTCTCCTCGGTTGATACCGCTAGTAATGCACTTGGTAACAAGATAGCCTCTGATAACGAACCACAGCCCTGGCATGGTGCCTTTGCCGAACCGGCAAAAGAGTTTCCGCCAACGGATCTAGCGGTTCTCTCTGGGGACATTCCTGAAGACTTACAAGGCACGTTCTATCAAAATGGAACCGGGCGATTGGAACGTGGTGGACAGCCTGTGGGTCACTGGTTTGATGGTGACGGTGCGGTTCTACGAGTGAAACTCTCACCAGCGGGGGCAAAGGCTACCTATCGCTACGTGCAAACGCAGGGTTATAAAGCAGAGAGTGAAGCGGGCAGATTCTTGTTCGGCAACTATGGAATGCGATCGCCTGGCCCCTTATGGAAACATATGCTAGGCCTATTTAACGGTACTGCTATCAAAAATTCTGCCAACACGTCTGTTTTTGCCTTAGAAGACAAACTCTTAGCGCTGTGGGAGGCGGGAAACCCTCACAGCCTAGATCTAGAAACGTTAGAAACGATTGGCTTAGAGTCTTTGGGCTGGCTAAAAACAGCTCAACCTTTCTCCGCTCATCCTTTAAGAGATCCTATCAGCGGTGAAATTTATAGTATTGGCGTGGATTCTTTGTGCGAGCTATCGATCTATCGATGCGATGCGAGCGGTGGATTGGTTAAGAAACGGGCGATCGCCCTCAAAGAAATTCCACTAGTGCATAGCTTTGTCATTGCCGGACCGTATCTAATATTTCTGGTATCACCTGTCAAAGTGAACCCGCTACCGCTGCTGTTGAACAAACTTGCCTATGCCGATGCGGTAAAATGGGCGCCAGATCTAGGAACGCGCACTATTGTTGTGGATCGCGAGAGCTTAGAAACTGTTTCTGATAGCTATACTGATTCGTGGTTCCAGTGGCACTATGGCAACGGCTGTCTAGAAGCAGATGGCAGCATTCGTCTAGACTACGCTCGGTTTGACGATTTCGCTCATATTAATGAAGTCCTTAGAGAAGTGCCTTCCGGGCGGATGAAAACCAAAGCCTATGGCAGACTTTGGCAGCTCAAACTAGAGCCAAAGTCTGGCCGCATACTCAGCAACGACTGTGTAGTCGACCAAGACTGTGAATTTCCCCAAGTGCCAAGTAATCAGGTAGGTCTGCCGTGGGAGCAAACCTATGTGCTGATGCACCGTGAGGGAGTAAAGACGGGGGAAGACTGGTTTGGTGCAGTCGGTCGGTTTGACTATACAACACAGCAGTTGACTCAAACGGATCTAGGCGATGGCGTCTATGGGAGTGAGCCGCTGCATGTCGTAGGTAGGCAAACAGCAAAGACCTCAGAAGGATGGCTTTTGATAGTCGTCTACAACTCGCTAAACAGCCGTAGTGAACTGTGGATTTTTGCGGCTAAGACCTTAGGTGAACCCGTTTGCCGTGTGGCCCTACCCAGTGTAGTCCCAATTGGATTTCACGGTACTTGGCAAGCGTCTTAG
- a CDS encoding MBL fold metallo-hydrolase, whose amino-acid sequence MKLTWFDANTWLVEAAGKRILVDPWFVDDLTFGDLPWLVRGIKTDPAPIPSGIDLILLSQGLADHAHPPTLKQLDKSIPVMASPDGAAVATSLGFKRVTALKHGDSATIAGGALTVQTFIGAVVGMNKKENAYVLTFHSEDDSNSNSDDSKADSDTTNSTRTSHIRLYYEPHGYPDTKHLKDLGRVDVVITPLADIKLMGLAPVVRGGGVALQLAELLRPQVMLPTAEAGKVTYDGLIAGAIKASGGVDEVRSQLAAKGLETQVIQPVSGETVKLTLHQAMPV is encoded by the coding sequence ATGAAGCTAACTTGGTTTGATGCAAATACTTGGCTGGTCGAAGCTGCTGGAAAGCGAATCTTAGTAGACCCTTGGTTTGTAGACGATTTGACCTTTGGGGATTTGCCATGGCTAGTACGCGGTATCAAAACTGACCCCGCGCCCATACCTAGCGGAATCGATTTGATTTTACTTTCCCAGGGATTAGCGGACCATGCCCATCCGCCAACGCTTAAGCAATTAGATAAGTCAATTCCTGTAATGGCCTCTCCCGATGGCGCAGCAGTTGCTACCTCGCTAGGATTCAAGCGAGTTACAGCCCTCAAGCATGGCGACTCAGCGACCATAGCTGGCGGAGCGCTGACGGTACAAACCTTTATCGGTGCTGTTGTCGGTATGAATAAGAAGGAGAATGCCTACGTGCTGACCTTCCATTCAGAGGACGATTCAAATAGTAACTCAGACGACTCTAAAGCTGACAGCGATACTACAAATAGTACTCGTACAAGCCACATACGCCTATACTACGAACCTCACGGTTATCCTGATACCAAGCATCTAAAAGACTTAGGCCGCGTTGACGTGGTGATTACGCCATTAGCTGACATCAAGCTGATGGGCTTGGCTCCGGTTGTTCGGGGCGGTGGAGTGGCATTACAGCTAGCTGAACTGCTACGGCCGCAAGTGATGCTACCAACTGCAGAGGCTGGAAAGGTGACCTATGACGGACTGATAGCAGGCGCAATCAAAGCGAGTGGCGGCGTCGATGAAGTGCGATCGCAGCTAGCAGCGAAGGGGCTTGAAACGCAGGTAATTCAGCCAGTCTCAGGTGAAACAGTGAAGCTGACATTACATCAGGCAATGCCAGTGTGA
- a CDS encoding cell wall metabolism sensor histidine kinase WalK, whose product MQLQSFRIRIALLSVALAGSALIGFAFVAWRLIYVAKIGSLDAKLREQLQQMTVVRSPEWFQSFSQELPGEIVTQIGTPIILLATDSIGNTRHYSVRGAQLGGEPLETNELMKTIGDQLSNDIAEAVAVGTATFRRSSAKTVLTRNTATGSWRIGIVHSEAGRGVIAVSLQTIDRDMAIIRNIFLVVIPATTLMIAVGAWILSGSALKPVEKLTGAIKQVTATGLDQQVPIGSSDVEFVELIEVFNQMLARLARSFKQSSRFSGDAAHELKTPLAILRGELERVMQQAEPGSDLQQSLSQLMDEVSRLSTIVRKLLLLSLADAGQMSLRQKPVDIGEILTLLLEDVEMLAPDLLVKVDLTTKLNVQGDRDLLTQVLQNLIDNAIKYNLPEGSTNRWLSIEGKEEGMMIAITMTNSSIGIPNEDRDHIFDRFYRGDLSRNRKREGFGLGLSLSREIARAHKGELKLENTQPGVVAFTLVLPIQS is encoded by the coding sequence GTGCAGCTTCAATCCTTCCGCATTCGCATTGCTCTGCTCTCCGTCGCACTAGCAGGTAGTGCGCTAATTGGATTTGCTTTTGTGGCTTGGCGACTAATTTATGTTGCCAAGATTGGTAGCTTGGATGCCAAGCTAAGAGAGCAGCTACAGCAGATGACAGTTGTGCGATCGCCCGAGTGGTTTCAAAGCTTTAGCCAAGAGCTGCCTGGAGAGATTGTCACTCAAATTGGCACACCTATTATCTTGCTAGCTACTGATTCGATAGGAAATACGCGGCACTATTCTGTTAGAGGAGCCCAGTTAGGCGGTGAGCCTTTAGAAACAAATGAGCTGATGAAAACAATTGGTGATCAGCTCTCAAACGACATTGCAGAAGCGGTTGCGGTAGGGACTGCGACTTTCCGTCGGAGTAGTGCCAAAACTGTGCTGACGCGGAATACCGCAACGGGTAGCTGGCGAATAGGGATCGTCCATTCTGAGGCTGGAAGAGGCGTGATTGCCGTTAGTCTGCAGACTATCGATCGAGATATGGCGATCATCCGTAATATTTTTCTTGTGGTGATCCCAGCGACGACACTGATGATCGCGGTTGGCGCTTGGATCCTATCTGGCAGCGCGCTCAAGCCAGTTGAAAAGCTCACTGGTGCAATCAAACAGGTCACAGCAACTGGGCTAGATCAGCAAGTTCCCATTGGCAGCAGCGATGTGGAATTTGTTGAGTTAATCGAAGTATTTAATCAAATGCTTGCTCGCTTGGCACGTAGCTTCAAGCAGTCTTCTCGGTTTAGTGGCGATGCAGCGCATGAGCTAAAGACGCCTCTAGCAATTCTACGTGGCGAGCTAGAAAGGGTGATGCAGCAGGCTGAGCCTGGATCTGATTTACAGCAGAGCTTGAGCCAACTAATGGATGAGGTATCGCGGCTGAGTACGATTGTACGGAAGCTGTTGCTGCTATCGCTAGCGGATGCTGGACAGATGAGCCTACGTCAAAAACCGGTAGACATAGGCGAAATTTTGACTTTGTTGCTAGAAGATGTGGAAATGCTTGCGCCTGATCTGCTAGTGAAAGTGGATCTAACCACAAAGCTGAATGTGCAGGGCGATCGCGACTTACTTACTCAGGTTCTGCAAAATCTAATCGACAATGCCATTAAGTACAACTTGCCAGAGGGTTCGACTAATCGATGGCTGTCGATTGAGGGCAAAGAGGAAGGCATGATGATTGCGATCACCATGACTAATTCGTCTATTGGTATTCCTAATGAAGATCGCGATCACATTTTTGATCGGTTCTATCGCGGCGATCTCTCTCGCAATCGCAAGCGAGAAGGGTTTGGGCTGGGCTTAAGCTTGTCTAGAGAAATTGCTAGAGCCCATAAAGGAGAGTTAAAGCTAGAGAACACTCAACCTGGCGTCGTAGCTTTTACACTGGTATTACCGATCCAATCTTGA
- a CDS encoding DnaJ C-terminal domain-containing protein produces MAATDFKDYYAILGVSKTADAADIKRSFRKLARKYHPDVNPDDKAAEAKFKEVSEAYEVLSDPDKRKKYDQFGQYWQQASRAGGGVPGGGVPGGAGGFDFGSYGSFEEFIFELLGRKGGFGGPGGAQTRTRYQTRPGSSGFGSTGFDTSGFGSSGFGFDPRTASGASSSRGMYDQTAELKLTMSEAFHGVEKRFSIGGESVKVRIPAGVKPGSKIRLKGKGARNPQTQQRGDVYLTVEIAPHNFFQFDGDNLVCEVPIAPDEAVLGAKVEVPTPDGSVTVSIPAGVKSGQSLRLRGKGWPKKKGSDRTDQIVKVMITPSKNLSEKEKSLYEQIKDNRTSDPRAEISNIRL; encoded by the coding sequence ATGGCAGCAACTGACTTTAAAGACTACTACGCCATTTTAGGGGTCAGTAAAACAGCAGATGCCGCCGATATCAAGCGCTCGTTCCGTAAGCTAGCTAGAAAGTATCACCCCGATGTCAACCCAGATGATAAGGCGGCTGAAGCTAAGTTTAAGGAAGTCAGCGAAGCCTACGAGGTACTTTCTGACCCGGACAAACGTAAGAAGTACGATCAGTTTGGTCAGTATTGGCAGCAGGCTAGCCGGGCGGGTGGCGGTGTTCCGGGAGGGGGCGTTCCTGGCGGGGCAGGCGGATTTGACTTTGGTTCATACGGTAGCTTCGAAGAATTTATCTTTGAGCTGCTAGGTCGTAAGGGTGGCTTTGGGGGCCCTGGCGGTGCGCAAACACGAACGCGCTATCAAACGAGACCTGGCAGCAGCGGCTTTGGTAGCACCGGCTTCGATACGAGTGGATTTGGTAGCAGTGGTTTTGGCTTTGATCCTAGGACAGCGAGCGGCGCTTCGTCCAGTCGGGGCATGTACGATCAAACAGCCGAACTGAAGCTGACTATGTCTGAAGCATTTCACGGTGTAGAAAAGCGCTTTAGTATTGGTGGCGAATCGGTAAAGGTGCGAATTCCGGCCGGTGTAAAGCCCGGAAGCAAGATTCGGCTGAAGGGAAAAGGCGCTAGGAATCCGCAAACCCAACAGCGCGGGGATGTGTATCTAACCGTGGAAATCGCACCTCACAACTTTTTTCAATTCGATGGCGACAATTTAGTTTGTGAAGTGCCAATCGCTCCTGATGAAGCCGTTCTAGGGGCTAAAGTGGAAGTACCTACTCCCGACGGTAGTGTCACGGTTAGCATTCCGGCTGGAGTGAAGTCAGGTCAGTCCCTACGACTGCGAGGGAAGGGATGGCCCAAGAAGAAAGGTAGCGATCGCACTGATCAGATTGTGAAGGTAATGATTACCCCTTCTAAGAACTTAAGCGAGAAGGAGAAATCTCTCTACGAGCAAATCAAAGACAATCGTACAAGCGATCCTAGAGCAGAGATATCTAACATCAGACTGTAG
- the malQ gene encoding 4-alpha-glucanotransferase: MSFPRASGILLHPTSLPGRFGIGELGRHAYEFVDFLEETQQTLWQILPLGPTGHGNSPYMSYSAMAGNPMLISLDKVHEEGLLHTDELMPSQHFPADTVDYDKVSAFKLSLLGRAAERFKQAASEEIKAAFSQFRVEQASWLDDYALFMALKGANGGVPWSEWEDSVAGRDADALNRARVDLATDIFFHEYMQFEFYRQWCALKSYANRRGIQIVGDMPIYVAHDSADVWAYPQKFMLDPETRRPSQMAGVPPDYFSETGQLWGNPTYNWEVMQADGFDWWMRRIQSLLGFVDLIRIDHFRGFEAFWAVPEGHDTAMHGEWIKAPGVEFFEKVEANLGQLPFLAEDLGLIDEAVEALRDRFDFPGMKILQFAFGSDHLNPYLPYNVDRNSLIYTGTHDNDTTVGWYQNAPDFEKQRIATYLGAFEPISVHWSIIRLALSSIANQAVIPMQDILGLGSQARMNTPGVGEGNWGWRYSEAMLTQTIKTYLKELTELYGRARDQPST; this comes from the coding sequence ATGTCTTTTCCTAGAGCTAGCGGCATTTTGCTACATCCCACCTCACTCCCGGGCCGTTTCGGTATTGGAGAGCTAGGTCGACATGCGTATGAATTCGTTGACTTTCTAGAAGAGACCCAGCAGACGCTATGGCAGATCTTGCCGCTCGGCCCAACAGGACATGGGAATTCCCCCTACATGTCTTACTCAGCGATGGCGGGAAACCCTATGCTGATCAGCTTAGACAAGGTGCATGAGGAAGGACTGCTGCATACTGATGAGCTAATGCCATCTCAGCACTTTCCGGCCGATACCGTGGACTATGACAAGGTCAGCGCCTTCAAGCTATCGCTGTTGGGAAGGGCAGCGGAGCGCTTCAAACAGGCCGCTAGTGAAGAGATAAAAGCTGCGTTCAGCCAGTTTAGAGTAGAGCAGGCTAGCTGGCTAGATGATTATGCGCTGTTCATGGCTCTTAAGGGGGCAAACGGTGGGGTACCGTGGTCTGAGTGGGAGGATTCTGTAGCGGGCCGCGATGCTGATGCGCTCAACCGTGCCCGCGTCGATCTGGCGACCGACATTTTCTTTCATGAGTACATGCAGTTCGAGTTTTATCGACAGTGGTGTGCGCTCAAGAGCTACGCCAACAGGCGCGGTATCCAGATTGTGGGCGATATGCCTATCTATGTCGCGCACGACAGCGCTGATGTGTGGGCGTATCCTCAGAAATTTATGCTAGATCCAGAAACGCGAAGGCCCTCTCAAATGGCAGGAGTGCCACCGGATTATTTTAGCGAGACAGGGCAGCTCTGGGGCAATCCTACCTACAATTGGGAAGTCATGCAGGCGGATGGCTTTGACTGGTGGATGCGGCGAATCCAGTCACTGTTAGGCTTTGTCGATTTGATTCGGATTGACCACTTCAGAGGATTTGAAGCATTTTGGGCAGTCCCTGAAGGCCATGACACAGCGATGCATGGCGAGTGGATAAAAGCCCCAGGGGTAGAGTTCTTTGAGAAGGTGGAAGCAAACTTGGGTCAGCTCCCTTTCTTGGCAGAGGATCTAGGTTTGATTGATGAGGCGGTTGAGGCGTTGCGCGATCGCTTCGATTTCCCGGGTATGAAGATTCTTCAGTTTGCTTTTGGCTCAGACCACCTAAATCCTTATCTGCCATACAACGTTGATCGAAACTCGCTGATTTATACCGGTACCCATGACAACGACACTACTGTTGGCTGGTATCAAAATGCTCCTGACTTTGAGAAACAAAGAATAGCGACTTACCTAGGGGCTTTTGAACCTATCTCTGTTCACTGGTCTATTATTCGTTTGGCTTTAAGTTCCATTGCGAATCAGGCAGTCATCCCTATGCAAGACATCTTGGGCTTAGGTTCTCAAGCTCGGATGAATACACCGGGCGTGGGTGAAGGTAACTGGGGCTGGCGCTATTCAGAGGCTATGCTCACGCAAACTATCAAGACCTATCTGAAAGAACTCACTGAGCTTTACGGACGAGCGCGCGATCAGCCTTCGACTTAG
- a CDS encoding DUF1499 domain-containing protein yields MSVLIVFASPLVASAATLSQPAVLPGLSGVFTGDHPDNIGVIDGKLADCPTTPNCVVSQNADEEHAIAPIIYKGEREAAKANIVDILGVVPRTKIVEETDNYILAESESRLMGFVDDTEFYFPADKNVIQVRAAARMGESDLGVNRRRVEQIRLAFNDLAQQGAD; encoded by the coding sequence TTGTCGGTCCTCATAGTTTTTGCCAGTCCGCTCGTAGCTAGCGCGGCAACGCTTTCTCAGCCAGCGGTGTTACCAGGCTTAAGCGGTGTCTTCACGGGCGATCACCCTGACAACATCGGCGTTATCGACGGCAAGCTAGCAGACTGCCCTACCACCCCAAACTGCGTCGTTAGTCAAAATGCCGACGAGGAACATGCGATCGCGCCAATTATCTACAAAGGTGAACGAGAAGCAGCAAAGGCAAACATCGTCGATATTCTCGGCGTGGTTCCTCGGACAAAGATTGTTGAAGAAACGGACAACTATATTCTAGCGGAATCCGAAAGCCGACTAATGGGCTTTGTCGATGACACTGAATTCTACTTTCCAGCAGATAAGAACGTCATCCAAGTCCGTGCGGCAGCTCGTATGGGTGAATCTGACTTAGGCGTCAATCGTCGCCGAGTTGAGCAGATCCGACTAGCCTTTAATGACCTAGCACAGCAAGGCGCAGACTAA
- a CDS encoding M23 family metallopeptidase — MRQKLQTKNATKAPTFNGGDRRGITITPLRGFLLTLLCLSIPTVSLGTACLALAKNNLQLNEKNEKLDQIAFEVKAEVDSLGEEIEDLREWVDTELEVPLPQTVATEAKADSESSPDTSNASSVATYERSIDKESASRNFSRSNASQVSKDFPPKGGPAQSIDSLALLEGLSQQVPTLNQTLDSQVKPAVEEAIAKEAAYPNGTPVVGKIEVSSEYGIRSNPFGGGGYEMHEGIDFVGKTGDVIVAAGDGVVAMSGHNGGYGIVVTIDHKNGYESLYAHMSKASVEVGESVQRGDVIGYIGSTGRSSGPHLHYSLYKDKQAINPRQLLKLAD, encoded by the coding sequence ATGCGCCAGAAGCTCCAAACCAAAAACGCTACGAAGGCTCCCACTTTTAACGGTGGCGATCGCCGAGGAATCACAATTACACCGCTAAGAGGCTTTCTTCTAACGCTGCTATGCCTTAGCATTCCAACCGTGTCTTTGGGAACTGCTTGCCTAGCTTTAGCCAAAAACAATCTGCAACTTAACGAAAAGAATGAGAAGCTAGACCAAATCGCTTTTGAGGTTAAGGCTGAAGTTGATTCGTTAGGCGAGGAGATCGAAGACTTACGAGAGTGGGTTGATACGGAGTTAGAGGTCCCTTTGCCGCAGACTGTTGCAACTGAGGCTAAGGCCGATTCAGAGTCTTCCCCTGATACTTCTAACGCTTCTTCTGTAGCGACCTATGAGCGCAGTATTGACAAAGAGTCAGCTTCTAGAAACTTTAGTAGAAGTAATGCCAGCCAAGTTAGCAAAGATTTTCCACCTAAAGGCGGACCGGCTCAGTCGATCGATTCGTTAGCGCTATTGGAAGGGCTGAGCCAGCAGGTACCCACGCTGAACCAAACGCTAGATTCTCAAGTTAAGCCGGCTGTGGAAGAGGCGATCGCGAAAGAAGCAGCCTATCCTAATGGCACGCCTGTTGTAGGCAAAATCGAAGTTTCTTCCGAATACGGGATTCGCAGTAATCCGTTTGGCGGTGGCGGCTACGAAATGCACGAGGGCATAGATTTTGTCGGCAAAACAGGCGATGTCATTGTAGCGGCAGGCGACGGCGTGGTTGCGATGTCAGGTCACAACGGCGGCTATGGGATTGTTGTGACTATCGATCATAAAAACGGATACGAGAGTTTGTATGCCCATATGTCAAAAGCCTCTGTCGAGGTTGGAGAGTCTGTCCAGCGAGGAGACGTTATTGGCTATATTGGTAGTACAGGTCGCTCTTCAGGGCCGCACTTACACTACAGCTTGTATAAGGATAAGCAGGCAATTAATCCACGTCAGCTTCTGAAGCTGGCCGATTAA
- a CDS encoding glycoside hydrolase family 15 protein, with protein MKYQPIEDYGLIGNMRTTALIGLNGSIDWFCHPRHDSPSIFGSILDADKGGHFKIESLVENDHHKQFYYPETNILITRFLCDCGVGEVVDFMPLGNSHMRNWIIRQVRTVRREITFRAECYPAFEYGLATHKTKEIANGAAFLCDRNPCRDTRPLDPNDESESIECEYFELITDIPLRINDRGAFAEFTLTEGESAVFIFRPAGQSAKSEQFDNLNQAAETFFHETTDYWRDWLSHCVYTGRWRRRVERSALALKLLTYEPTGAIVAAPTTSLPEQIGGERNWDYRYTWIRDAAFTVYALIRVGFTEEARAFMGWLEARCQELGEGGSLKIMYRIDGELDLKEEHLDHLEGYKGSKPVRVGNGAYDQLQLDICGELMDSVYLYNKHGDFISYSFWTHLRYLTNWVCDNWQRKDQGVWESRGGPKNHVYSRLMCWVAVDRALRIAEERSFPADRSRWQEVRDEIFEEILEKGWDEERGAFVQAYGSKDLDAGCLIMPLVFFMGASDPKMQSTIEAVRKPPRQGGLTANSLVYRYNPLNSEGESSDGLDGEEGTFNLCTFWLVEALTRAGSTHPDSLNEARRIFEEMLTYANHVGLYAEETGTSGEGLGNFPQAFTHIALISAAWNLSEALEA; from the coding sequence GTGAAATACCAGCCTATCGAAGACTACGGCTTGATTGGTAACATGCGTACGACTGCGCTGATTGGGCTAAATGGATCGATCGACTGGTTCTGCCATCCTCGCCACGATTCTCCTAGTATCTTCGGCTCTATCCTCGATGCCGACAAGGGAGGCCACTTCAAGATCGAGTCCCTAGTAGAAAACGACCATCATAAGCAGTTTTACTACCCTGAAACGAATATCTTGATTACTCGATTTCTTTGCGACTGCGGTGTCGGAGAAGTGGTCGACTTCATGCCGCTTGGCAATTCTCACATGCGCAACTGGATTATTCGCCAAGTTCGCACTGTTCGCCGAGAGATTACCTTTCGAGCGGAGTGCTACCCAGCTTTTGAATATGGCCTGGCAACGCACAAGACTAAAGAGATTGCTAACGGAGCCGCTTTCTTATGCGATCGCAACCCCTGCAGGGACACCCGCCCCCTTGATCCTAATGATGAGTCTGAGTCGATTGAATGCGAGTACTTTGAGCTGATTACCGACATCCCACTCCGGATTAACGATAGGGGCGCTTTTGCTGAGTTCACTTTAACAGAGGGAGAAAGTGCTGTCTTTATCTTTCGACCGGCTGGTCAATCGGCCAAAAGCGAACAGTTCGACAATCTCAATCAGGCGGCTGAGACTTTCTTTCACGAAACAACAGACTACTGGAGAGATTGGCTTTCTCACTGTGTTTATACAGGCCGATGGAGACGCCGAGTTGAGCGCTCGGCACTAGCGCTAAAGCTGTTGACCTACGAGCCTACGGGCGCAATTGTGGCTGCGCCTACCACCAGCCTGCCAGAACAGATTGGCGGTGAGCGCAACTGGGACTATCGCTACACTTGGATTCGCGACGCTGCCTTCACCGTGTATGCCCTAATCCGAGTGGGATTTACAGAAGAAGCAAGGGCATTTATGGGTTGGCTAGAAGCTCGCTGTCAGGAGCTAGGAGAAGGGGGTAGCTTGAAGATTATGTATCGCATAGATGGCGAGCTAGATCTCAAAGAAGAGCATCTAGACCACCTTGAAGGCTACAAAGGTTCTAAGCCTGTGCGCGTCGGCAACGGAGCTTACGATCAGCTACAGCTAGATATCTGTGGTGAGCTAATGGACTCTGTGTATCTCTACAACAAGCATGGCGATTTTATCTCTTATTCTTTTTGGACGCATCTGCGCTATCTGACTAACTGGGTTTGTGACAATTGGCAACGCAAAGACCAGGGCGTCTGGGAGTCTAGAGGCGGCCCGAAAAATCATGTCTACTCTCGGCTGATGTGTTGGGTAGCCGTTGACCGGGCGCTTCGGATTGCAGAAGAGCGGTCTTTTCCAGCCGATCGTTCTCGCTGGCAAGAAGTGAGAGACGAAATCTTTGAAGAAATTCTAGAGAAGGGTTGGGACGAAGAACGAGGTGCTTTTGTACAAGCTTACGGTTCAAAAGATTTAGATGCAGGCTGTTTGATTATGCCGCTAGTCTTCTTCATGGGGGCTAGCGATCCAAAGATGCAGAGCACCATTGAAGCAGTGAGAAAGCCACCCCGACAGGGCGGATTAACGGCGAATAGTTTGGTATACCGATACAATCCTCTAAATTCCGAGGGCGAATCGAGCGATGGATTAGACGGCGAGGAAGGTACCTTCAACCTCTGTACTTTTTGGCTGGTAGAAGCCCTGACCCGAGCAGGCTCTACGCACCCTGATTCGCTCAACGAAGCTCGAAGGATCTTTGAAGAGATGCTCACCTACGCTAATCATGTAGGCCTATACGCAGAGGAAACTGGCACTAGCGGTGAAGGTCTAGGCAATTTCCCTCAGGCCTTTACGCACATTGCTCTAATTAGTGCTGCCTGGAACCTTAGTGAGGCGTTAGAGGCTTAG